The region GATCGAGCGCAGAGGTCGGTTCATCAAAAAGGATCACATCAGGGCGCATCGCCAGCGCGCGCGCTATCGCTACGCGCTGCTGCTGCCCTCCCGACAGACGGCGAGGATAGCTGGTCTCTTTCCCCGCCAGCCCGACTTTAGCGAGCAGTTCACGCGCGCGTACCGTCGCTTCCTCTTTCGATTCACCTTTTACAATCACCGGCCCTTCAATAATGTTCTCCAGAACCGTACGGTGAGGGAAGAGATTGAAGTTCTGGAATACAAAGCCGACATGCTGGCGCAGGCGGCGAATTAACCCCTTCTGCTGGCTAATGGATTTTCCGGTATCAATCGTTATCTCCCCTACCCGAATGGTGCCGCCTTCCGGCTGTTCAAGCAGGTTAATGCTGCGCAGCAGCGTCGTTTTTCCCGAACCGCTTGGTCCGATAATCGCCACCACTTCACCCTGCTCTACTTCAAGATCGATCCCGT is a window of Enterobacter cloacae complex sp. ECNIH7 DNA encoding:
- the tcyN gene encoding L-cystine ABC transporter ATP-binding protein TcyN; the encoded protein is MSAIDVKNLVKKFHGQTVLHGIDLEVEQGEVVAIIGPSGSGKTTLLRSINLLEQPEGGTIRVGEITIDTGKSISQQKGLIRRLRQHVGFVFQNFNLFPHRTVLENIIEGPVIVKGESKEEATVRARELLAKVGLAGKETSYPRRLSGGQQQRVAIARALAMRPDVILFDEPTSALDPELVGEVLNTIRQLAQEKRTMVIVTHEMSFARDVADRAIFMDQGRIVEQGPAKSLFANPQQPRTRQFLEKFLMQ